The window TGAACTTTTTTTTGCGGAAAAGACAGCTCCAGGCGGAGTTTGTGGTTTTAAGACCGATTTATAATATTCTTTCATTTCAAGAATTGTTTTTTGATTGGTTACTAAGACTTCATGTGCCATTTTGTCACTCATTTCTTCACATATTTTCTTTTAGTTTAGCATAAATGGATACATTCTAGTGAATTTATTTCGCCTGTTTGCTAGTATTTCTGTAAAATCTAACAGCTAATTCTAATTATTTTCCTAAATATTTGCAAAAAAGATGCCACTCCATTCCAATTCATGTTAAAATGAGAGAAATGTGATTTTAGGAGGAATACGCAATGTCAGGTGGGAAAAAACGTTATAAAGCAACCATTGCTGGAAAATCCTATACCATTGTTGGCTCTCGACCAATTGAGCATCTTCAATTAGTTGCTCATACAGTGGATGAACAGATACATCAAATTAAAGCTTTAACAACAGGTCTTGATCAAGAAGAGATAGCGGTGTTGACAGCGGTAAATGCCGTATCTGATCAATTGGAAATGCAAATAAAACTAGAAAAAATGCAACTTGAAATAGATCGCTTAAATGAAGAAATAAAGGATGTTCCTGAGAATTAAACCACTCTCTAAAGGCTCCGTTTAGAAAAGGATGATTGTATTGCTTTCAATAGGAATTATTATTGTACTAGCTATTGGTTTTTATGGCGGTGCTAGAAGAGGATTAGTTTTACAAGTTGTGATGACAGTTGGATACTTATTATCGTATCTAATTGCTCGAATTTATTATATAAAATTAGGTGCTAATTTGGAGCTATTTGTTCCATATCCATCTGCAACAGAAAATAGCAAGTTTGTTTTTTTTGATCATGCAATGGGACTGGAATTAGATAAGGCTTTTTATAATGCAGTGGCTTTTATGCTGATTCTTTTTGTAGGCTGGTTATTAACTCGTTTTATTGGATCGATGTTAACAAAGCTAACTTTTTTCCCTGTTATTAAACAAGCGAATTATTTAGGTGGCGGAATCTTGAGCTTTTTAGTCGTTTATGTAGGGATTTTCCTAGTATTGTATGTTGCTGCTATGATTCCAATGGAAGTTATCCAAGGCGCATTACGCCAAAGTTCGCTAGCACAGATGATTGTCAAAAATACACCTATTTTATCCAATCAAATCTATCAATGGTGGATTGGAACGATGGGGTAAGAATTCAGTGAACACTAAAAAGAGCCTCTAAGGAAGAATGTTTCTTTAGGGGCTTACTTAGACTAATGAACCAAAAGAGTGAAGGCTATTGAAAAGGAGTGAGAACGTTGAATAAAAAAATTATGCAAACATTAGAGTTTGATAAAATAAAAAAAGCCTTGTTGAATTATACTGCTTCTGAATTAGGCAGAGCAGAAGTTGAAACTATGAGTCCTTCGACTGAATTAGCAGAAGTTCAGCAATGGCAAGAAGAAACAGAAGACGGAGCAAAACTATTACGCCTAAAAGGCGGTATGCCGATTCCAAAATTGCAAAATATTAAGCCACATTTAAAGCGCTTAGAAATTGGCGCAATGTTAAACGGTTTAGAAATTGCTCAGATTGGTAAAGTTTTACGAACAACAACAGAAGTGACGCGCTTTTTTGATGATTTAGCGGAAACCGGCGTGGAGTTATTTCGTCTATATGAATTAGTCGCCAAATTAATTACCCTACCTAGCTTAAATCAATTAATTCGTGAAGCGATTGATGAAGATGGTCGCGTGATGGATGACGCGAGCCCCGCTTTAAAAGGAATTAGAACAGGAATGAAACGTTCTGAAAGCAACATCCGTGAAAAATTAGATAGCTTAGTTAGAGGGAAAAATGCTCAGTATTTAAGTGATGCACTTGTAACTATGCGTAATGATCGATATGTTATCCCTGTAAAAGCTGAATACCGCAGTCACTTTGGTGGTGTAGTACATGATCAAAGTTCAACTGGGCAAACATTATTTATTGAGCCACAAAGTGTTGTTGATTTAAACAATAAACTGCGACAATTGCAAATTGAAGAACGTCAAGAGATTGATCGGATCCTGGCAGAATTATCTAATGAGATTGCGCCATACGGCAATGAAATTCTGTTAAATATGGTCTTACTTGGGCAATTGGATTTTATTGGAGCTAAAGCGAGTTATGGCAAAAGTATTCAAGCAACGCGCCCGTTAGTGAGTGAAGTGAATGATGTTCGGTTTAATCAAGCACGTCATCCGCTTTTAGATCAGCATATGGCTGTTGCTAACGATATTACCATTGGCGGAGATTATCAAGCAGTTGTGATTACAGGACCTAATACTGGTGGGAAAACTATTACCTTAAAAACTTTAGGTCTGCTTCAATTAATGGGACAATCCGGGTTACAATTGCCTGTTGCTGAAGAAAGTCAGATGGGGATTTTTACTGAAATTTTTGCAGATATCGGTGATGAACAATCAATTGAACAAAGCTTAAGTACGTTCTCCTCACATATGACTAATATTGTTTCGATCTTAGATCGAATCGATGATCAAAGCTTAGTTTTATTTGATGAATTGGGAGCTGGAACAGATCCACAAGAAGGTGCTGCTTTGGCAATTGCGATTTTGGATAAAGTTGGTGGGATTGGCAGTTATGTCATGGCAACTACTCATTATCCAGAATTAAAAGCCTATGGTTACAATCGTCCTGGGACAATTAATGCCAGTATGGAATTTGATGTAGAAACGTTAAGTCCAACATATCGCTTATTAATTGGTGTTCCTGGTCGTAGTAATGCCTTTGAAATTTCTAAACGATTAGGACTTGCCGAAGATGTAATTTCAGCAGCTAGAAATCTGATTGATGGAGAAAGTCAAAACTTAAATGAAATGATTGCAGATTTAGAAAATCGCCGTAAAATGACCGAAATGGAATACCATGAAGTACGTCAATATATTCAAGAATCAGAGGAACTGCATCGCGATTTAACGACAGCTGTAGAACAATTTTTTGGTGAACGAGAAGAGCTAATGAAAAAAGCTCGTGAAAAAGCCAATCGAGTAGTTGAAGAAGCAGAAGAGGAAGCAAATCAAATTGTGACTAATTTGCGGAAAATGCAACTAACAGGACAGTTTGAGGGTGGAATTAAAGAGCATGAATTAATTGATGCAAAATCGAAACTAGCCAATCTTCATCATGAAGAGACACTAACAAAAAATAAAGTCTTGAAAAAAGCCAAAGCCAAACAAACCTTTAAAGTAGGTGATGAAGTCTTGGTAGCTTCTTATGGCCAGCGTGGCATCTTGATGGAAAAATCAGATAAAACTAATTGGTTGGTTCAGCTGGGGATTTTAAAAATGAAGATTCGTGAATCAGATATGACCTTGGTTCAACCAGAGAAAGAACCAAAGCGCCAAGTGGTTGCAGCTGTGCGTTCAAGCAATAATAGTCATGTTTCAACACAATTAGATTTACGTGGTGAACGTTATGAATCAGCTTTAAGTGAATTAGATCAATATTTAGATGCCGCATTATTAGCTGGGTATCCGCAAGTGACGATTGTCCATGGAAAGGGAACGGGAGCTTTGCGCCAAGGAGTGAATGAAGCCTTGAAAAAACACCGTTCGGTTCAAAAATATGAAATGGCTCCACAGAATCAAGGTGGCAATGGAGCAACGATTGTTTACTTTAAATAAGGACTTATAATGAATAAGCAAAAATTTAGTTATTTTGCAAGAAATTTGTTATAATGAATCTAAGCTTACAAATTATAAGTAATTTAAAAAGCTATTAAACTTGATAAATTTAGGAGGAATTACAATGGTATTAGCTATAACAGATCAAACATTTGAAACTGAAACAAAAGAAGGCTTAGTCATTACAGATTTCTGGGCAACTTGGTGTGGCCCATGTCGTATGCAATCGCCTGTCTTGGATGAATTAGAAACAGAAGTTGGCGACAAAGTAAAATTCGTAAAAATGGATGTTGATGCAAATCCAACTGTTCCTAGTGAATTTGGAATTATGAGTATTCCAACGCTATTAGTTAAAAAAGATGGTGAAGTCGTTGAGAAATTAATTGGCTACCATGCTAAAGAACAATTAGAAGAAATTATTGCTAAATACGCATAATCCAAAACTTTTCTATAAAGTTAAATAAAGAATCATCTTTCTGGTATAGAAGGGTGATTTTTTATTATGTTAACAGGTAAAATAGCTGGTTTTATTTAATTAGTTGAAAAGTTTTGCTTTCTGAAAAAAAGTGGTATGATAGTAATGTTGAAAACTTGAAGATAGGGGACTTTTATATGAAATCTGTTTATATCCCAGTTGCAGATGCTGAAATTTTTTGTCGAATTGCCGGAAGTGGTCACCCTTTAGTTTTATTACATGGAAATAATGAAGATAGTCGGATTTTTGAGAGCCAACTAGCTATTTTTAGTCAAACATATCAAGTTATTGCAATTGATACTCGTGGACATGGGCATTCTAGCCATGGTACAGCTACATTAAGCTTTACTCGGATTGCTCTAGATATTGTTGCCGTATTGGATTATTTAGCGATTCAACATGCAAACTTTATTGGCTTCAGCGATGGTGGAAATAGTGCGATGTATGTAGCTGTGAAGCATCCTAGTTACGTAGATTCCTTAATTTTGGTAGGAGCTAATTTAACAACTGGAGGCATGAAGAAAAAGCCTTTATTTGGAGTCAAATTGGCGTATTCATTAACGAATTTACTGGCAAATGTCAGTTCAAAATATCATCAAAAAAAACAAATAATCGATTTAATGTTAAAACAGTTAACTTTAACAATAGAGGATATTAAAACAATTCAAGCGCCAACGCTAGTAGTGGCAGGTGAAAATGATATGATTGAAGAAGCTCATACTCAGCTGATTGCCGATTCGATTCCTCAGGCTGAACTAGTTATTATTCCCGATGCGGATCACTTTTTGATTATGAAACAACCAGAATTATTTAATCAAATAGCATTAGCGTTTTTAGCTAAACTAGCTAACTAGAAGTGTAAGTTTTTTGATAAGGAGGTTTATTGAATTAGATGAAAAGTGAGCATATTGAACATAAATTAGAGCTTTTACCAAATCAACCAGGTTGTTATTTGATGAAAGATAAAAATGGTACGATTATTTATGTTGGAAAAGCTAAAATTTTAAAAAATAGAGTTCGTTCCTATTTTAGAGGAAGTCACGATACGAAAACAGAACGTTTAGTTAGCGAAATTGCTGATTTTGAATACATTGTAACAGGTTCAAATATCGAAGCACTTTTGTTAGAAATTAACTTAATTAAGAAAAATGATCCTAAATATAACATTATGTTAAAGGATGATAAAACCTACCCTTTTATTAAGATAACTAATGAAAAATATCCGCGTCTTTTAATTACTAGAAAAGTGTTGAAAGATAAAGCAACCTACTTTGGACCTTATCCGGATGTAAAGGCAGCCAATGAAACTAAAAAGTTGTTAGATAAATTATATCCTTTAAGAAAATGCAAAGTTTTGCCAAATCGAGTGTGTCTTTATTATCATTTAGGACAATGTTTAGCGCCATGTATCCAAGAAATCCCTAAAGAAACTTATACAGAGATGGTAGAAGAAATCAAGCGCTTCTTGAATGGTGGGTATCAAGAAGTGAAGCAAGAGTTGGAACAGAAGATGGAAGTAGCTAGTGGCAACTTAGAGTTTGAAAAAGCCGCTGAGTTACGCGATCAGATTACCTCTATTGTGACAACCATGGAACAACAGAAAATGACAAGTGCCGATTTTATTGATCGAGATGTTTTTGGTTATGCGGTTGATAAAGGGTGGATGTGTGTTCAAGTATTTTTTGTTCGACAAGGTAAATTAATTGAACGAGATGTTTCCCTATTTCCATTTTATAACGATGAAGAAGAGGATTTTTTAACATTTATCGGACAATTTTATCAAAAAAATCATCATTTTGTGCCTAAAGAAATCTTAATTCCCCAAAATATTGATAGTGCTAGTGTTGAAGCGTTAGTTACTGCTACCAAAGTAAGTCAGCCTCAAAGAGGACAGAAAAAAGAATTGGTGCAATTAGCGAATAAAAATGCGGCAGTTTCTTTGTCTGAAAAATTTTCTTTGATTGAGAAAAAAGAAGAGCGAACATATGGTGCAGTCAAACGCTTAGGGGATGCTATGAATATTCCGTTGCCTGGTCGCATTGAAGCTTTTGATAATTCCAATACTATGGGAGTTGATCCGGTTTCAGCGATGGTCGTTTTTCTAGATGGCAAGCCAGCAAAAAATGAATACCGAAAATACAAGATTAAAACAGTTGTTGGTCCTGATGACTATGCATCTATGCGTGAAGTTATTTATCGTCGTTATTCCCGTGTATTGAAAGACGAGCTACCGTTGCCAGACTTGGTTATTATTGATGGTGGTAAAGGGCAAGTAGATGCGGCTCGTGAAGTCTTAGAGAACCAGTTAGGTTTAGATATTCCGATTGCTGGATTAGCAAAAGATAATAAGCATCGAACGAGTGAATTATTATTTGGACCAGAATTAGAGACTATTCCTTTGAAACGAAATAGCCAAGAATTTTTCTTGTTGCAACGAATTCAGGATGAGGTCCATCGCTTTGCTATTACCTTTCACCGACAATTGCGGAATAAAAATAGTTTTGCTTCTAAATTGGACGGCATCGATGGGCTTGGTCCGACGCGGAAGAAAAATCTGCTTAAAACTTTTAAATCGATGAAAAATATTCAAGAAGCAAGTATGGATGATTTAAAAGCAATTGGTTTACCTAAAAATGTAGCTCAAAACGTTTATGACAAATTTCAAAATGAACCGTAAAAATGAAAAAAGATAAACTTCATTTTGGCTAAGTTAGAATTAAATCTATTTTCTATAAACGCCAAAAAACTAGAGGAAACTCATTCTTTAGTCGGATGTGCATTGGATTAAAGTTCATTAAGATAATAAAGGAGTCAAGACGAGCAAATCTAAAGAGATTTGATCTAAAAATGACTTAGAAATCAATTGTTTTTATGAAATAGATTAAATTCAAAAAAAGTTATGAAATTCTTAAAACTAATTACAAAAATGTTAGCAAATTCATAGTGGTTTGTTATGGGAAGTTTATCAGATAAGTGGTAAGATTACTTGGAACTTCAGATAAATAACAAATTATTTAATAGACAATGTAACATTGCTATCTGCTAGGGGGGAAAAGAATGCGAGAGAAATTTCAAAAATTAAAAGAAAATCAATTTCTACTTTTTTTTGGGAAGACAATTTTGTATTTAGTAATTCTATTAATCTTAGTTTATCTCTATGATTACACAAATACAAATAGTGGCAATTTTATCTATAACGAGTTTTAACCAAGAAAGGAGGATGTTGTTTTGCTTTTGTTAGAGTGAGACAGCAACTACAATGAATCAAACGATTATTGAAAGATTAGACCAATTAGCTCAAACAACCCCTTCGGCTGCTTGGTATGATTATAATGGTGAACAGTCAACATATGAGGATTTAAAAATACAATCAGATCGAGTGGCTCTCTATTTGGGGCAAGAGCTTCATTTAACTGAGAAAAGTCCAATTTTAGTTTTTGGTGCTTTAGAAGCTGAAATGATTGTGGCCTTTATTAGTGCGATTAAAGCAGGCCACGCTTATATTCCAGTTGACAGTCATACTCCTAGAGAACGATTAGAGCAAATTATTTCTATTGCTAAACCAGATTTAATTATTGGAATGGATGAATTGCCAATTGAATTAGATGAGTCAATGTCTTTTATTTCAAAAATAGAGCTGAATGAGATTAGTCAAAGATCAACAAATCAAGTATTAGATCCAGCTAAAGCAGTAACAGGTAATAATAACTTTTATATTATTTTTACATCGGGAACTACGGGTGTTCCAAAAGGTGTACAGATTAGTCATGATAATTTAGTCAGTTTTACGGATTGGATGTTTGCTGATTTTGAAATAGAGGGACAACAACGTTTCTTGGCGCAAGCGCCTTATTCTTTCGATTTATCCGTAATGGATTTATATCCAGCACTGCTGTCTGGTAGTACATTAGTACCGTTAGAAAAAGAAATTACGAATAACTTCAAGCAATTATTTACAACACTTCCAACTTTAGCAGTAACGGTTTGGGTATCAACGCCGTCATTTGTAAACATTTGTTTGATGGATCAAAACTTTACGCAAAGTAATTACCCAGATTTAAAAACGTTCTTATTTTGTGGTGAAGAGCTACAATCAAGTACAGCGATTCTATTAAATCAACGTTTTCCAGAGTCAAAGGTATTTAATACCTATGGTCCAACAGAAGCAACTGTTGCTATTACTGAAACGCGTATTACTTCAGATATTACGGAGAGTTATCCTCGTTTGCCAATTGGTAAAGTGAAAAAAGATACGAAAGTGATTTTAGTTGATGAAGAGTTGCACCCAGTTCCAGCAGGGGAAGCTGGCGAAATCGTTATTATTGGTCCTAGTGTTTCTAAAGGTTATTTAAATAATCCTGAAAAAACAGTAGCAGCATTTTATGAAGTAGACGGTGTTCCAGCTTACCGAACAGGAGATTTAGGTAAGTTTGAGGGAGAGTTACTGTTTTACCAAGGGCGTTTAGATTTTCAAATCAAGTTACATGGCTATCGAATTGAGTTAGAAGATATCGATCATAATATTGAACAAGTCTCTTATGTGAAGGCAGCAACCGTAGTGCCTAAGTTAAAAGAACATAAAGCTCAGAGTTTGGTAGCTTATGTGGTAGCACATCCTCATTCTTTTGAGAAAGACTTTCAATTAACTAACGCCATTAAACAGGAACTAGCTCCATTAATTATGGATTATATGATGCCAACAAAATGGATTTACGTCGATCACTTGCCGTTAACTGCTAATGGGAAAGTTGATCGTAAAGGTCTAATGAACGAGGTGAATCAATGATTTTACCTTATGATGGACCTTCGTATTTTATTATTATTGCGGTTTTATTTTTACCAATTATTATTGGATTATTAAGAGGCAAACGTTATTTGATTTATCAAAACCTAGTTACGGTTCTCTTCTTATTTCTGACATTTGGTGGAAAAAGTTGGCACCAAGGTGTGTCAATTATTGTTTATATTATTTGGCAGTGGGCCTTAGTTTATGGATATTTCCATTATCGACAGAAAAAAAATGCAACGAATATCTTTGTTGGGGCTGTTATTTTAGCCATTATTCCTTTAGCAATTGTCAAAATAGCTCCATTGGCCTCAGGTCATAATTCAATTATCGGGTTTTTAGGAGTGTCGTATTTAACCTTTAAATCTGTACAGATGGTGATGGAAATTCGTGATGGATTGATTAAAGAATTCCATCCAATGATGTTTTTACAATTTTTACTATTCTTCCCAACTATTTCTTCGGGACCTATAGATCGTTATCGTCGTTTTGAAAAGGACTTTAATCAACCGGCTTATGGTGAAGCGTATATTCCATTATTAAGTAAAGCCATTTGGATGATTATGTTAGGTAGTGTTTATAAATTTATTATCGCGCATTACATCGGCACCTTTGCTGTTCCTTATACAGAAGGACTAGCTTTAGGAACGAAAGGTTTCTCCGTTAGTTTACTGTTATATATGTACAGCTATAGTATGTATTTATTTTTTGATTTTGCAGGATATAGTTTATTTGCAGTCGGAACGAGTTATTTATTGGGGATTGAAACTCCAGTTAACTTTAATAAACCGTTCATTAGTCCAAACTTAAAAGAGTTTTGGAATAGATGGCATATGTCTTTATCATTCTGGTTTAGAGATTATGTTTTTATGCGATTAGTTTTTACTTTAATGAAGAAAAAAGTGTTTAAGAGCCGGATTACGGTTTCTAATATTGGCTACTTGGCCTTATTCTTATTGATGGGAATTTGGCATGGGCTAACTTGGTATTATATTGTTTATGGTCTGTTTCATGGGGTAGCAATGTGTATCAATGATGCATGGTTAAGATATAAGAAAAAACACAAAAATCTGCCTAGTAACTGGGCTACAAATGCCTTGGCAATCTTTATTACCTTTAATACCGTTTGTTTTAGTTTCTTGATTTTCTCAGGAATTTTAGATAAAATGTTCCGTTAGTTAGCTAATAGGGTCAACAAAAAAATGAATACTATAAATGAAAGAAGGAAATAAAAATGGATAAAAAAGCAGAATTATTAGATATTTTAGAAGAATTAACAGGTAGTGATGAAGTTAGAGAAAATTTAGATGTAGCTTTATTTGACGAAGGATTATTAGATTCTTTAGGAACGGTTCAATTATTAATTGAATTAGATGCTAGATTGGGAGCAGCAGTTCCTGTTTCTGAATTTGACCGATCAGAATGGGCAACACCAAATTTAATCTTAAAGCAGCTTGAGAATTACTAATGAGCAGCTTTAAGCATAAACTTTTTATGGCAGTAGGGCCACTTGTAGTAGCAGTGGTCTTGCTACTAGGGCTTTTATTTTCACCATTTCGACTACTGCCAGTGAATCAAAAAGGAATTGAAAATTCCGCAACATCTATTAGTACGAATATTATGAAGGGTGAAAAAATTTATCGAATGGCTATGAGTGAAAAACAAACAATACCATTCTTTGGTTCATCTGAACTTTCACGTTTTGATGCATTTCATCCTTCAGTATTAGCTAAAAAATACAATCGTACCTATACGCCCTATTTAATTGGAAATGCAGGATCACAATCGTTAACGCACTTCTTAGTTATGGAAGGCATGGGAGATACTTTAAAAAATAAAAAAGCTGTTTTTGTTATTTCACCTCAATGGTTTGTAAAAAAAGGGGCATCGAATATGATGTTTAGTTCTCATTTTTCACCATTGCAAACGTATGAATTTATTTTATCTGGTGAGGAAGATAGTCCAAGTCGACGTTATGTTGCAGAACGATTACTGCAATATAAGGCAACTTCAGTTGATAATCGAATGAATGCAATGTTACAGTCTATTGCTGAAGGGAAATCAATTAATCAGCAAGAAAGAACCTATGCAATTGCAAAACGCCAAATTTTAAGAAATGAAGATGATTTATTTGGATCTTTTATTTCCGACAAAAATGCGAAACGTGTGGATAGTCGCTTAAAACAACTTCCTAATCAGTATAATGTTCAGGAACTTGATAAAAAAGCTTTTGAAATTGGGGAAAAATCGAGTAAAAATAATCCATTTCAAATTAAAGATGGCTTTTATAAAACACGAATTAAGCCTGTAGAAGGTGAATTGAAAAATTCTCAAAGAAACTTTAATTATGAATTTTCTAAAGAATATTCAGATTTACAAGTTGTTTTAGAGAAAATGAGAGATAATAACATGGATGTTCGTTTTGTGATTCCCCCAGTAAATAGTAAATGGGCGGAATATACAGGGCTATCGCAAGAAATGTTAAATCGCTTTTCTGAAAAAATAAGCTATCAATTAACTAGCCAAGGATTTAAAGTAATTGATTTAAGCAATGATGGAAAAGAAGATTACTTTATGCAAGATACAATTCATATTGGATGGCGTGGTTGGGTTGCGCTAGATCAAAAGTTAAAACCTTTCCTTGAAGATAAGCAACAAGCTTCACCAAAAATTGAATTAAACGACTATTTCTTATCTAAAAACTGGCAGAATTTACCTGCTAAAGATATCAAAAAATAAAAAATTGTGAGGCAAAGTATGAAAATACTTTGCCTCACAATTTTTTTCGTTTATTCTAGTTAAGAAAACACAGTTTTCCTAGCTCAATTAGTAACAAAATTTTAATTTTCTTATAGCTTTCTTAAAGGCTAACTATTATAATTTAATTATAGATTGAAAAGATTGGAGGAAAAATAATGTTAGAAGTTAGGCATTTAAAAAAGACATTTGGCGATTTAACAGCAGTCAATGATTTGTCTTTTACGATTAATGATGGAGAAATTTTAGGTATGATTGGACAAAATGGGGCAGGTAAAACAACGACCTTTCGTTTGATTCTAAAATTTTTAACGGCAGATAGTGGTGAAGTTTTATGGAATGGCAGGCCAATAACGAAAGAGGATTATGATATAATTGGCTATTTGCCAGAAGAGCGTGGATTATATCCCAAAGTATCAATTGAGGATCAAATCTATTATTTTGCCCGGTTACGTGGGAAGACAAAAAAAGAAATTAAACCATTAATTGATGGTTGGATGGAAAAATTCCAAGTTAAAGGAAAGAAGACAG is drawn from Carnobacterium gallinarum DSM 4847 and contains these coding sequences:
- the dltD gene encoding D-alanyl-lipoteichoic acid biosynthesis protein DltD, which encodes MSSFKHKLFMAVGPLVVAVVLLLGLLFSPFRLLPVNQKGIENSATSISTNIMKGEKIYRMAMSEKQTIPFFGSSELSRFDAFHPSVLAKKYNRTYTPYLIGNAGSQSLTHFLVMEGMGDTLKNKKAVFVISPQWFVKKGASNMMFSSHFSPLQTYEFILSGEEDSPSRRYVAERLLQYKATSVDNRMNAMLQSIAEGKSINQQERTYAIAKRQILRNEDDLFGSFISDKNAKRVDSRLKQLPNQYNVQELDKKAFEIGEKSSKNNPFQIKDGFYKTRIKPVEGELKNSQRNFNYEFSKEYSDLQVVLEKMRDNNMDVRFVIPPVNSKWAEYTGLSQEMLNRFSEKISYQLTSQGFKVIDLSNDGKEDYFMQDTIHIGWRGWVALDQKLKPFLEDKQQASPKIELNDYFLSKNWQNLPAKDIKK